The DNA region GAACACGGCTTTTGGCTCAGAAGTCCAACCGTCACAGAGCTTTGCCAGCCCCATCGCCACATCGACCGCCCGCAGAGTCCAGTTCTCGCTCGACTACGAGTTCTGACCGCGGGTCGATCAACCGGTCTGCCTCATGGTGAGGTCTTTCAACTTGTTCATGCCTTCATTTCAGTCAGAACGGCAGGGACAGCCGCTCTACAATAACCCTCAACGGAGGCTCTCCCCCTTTGAAGTTCCTCGCCGTCCTGCTCCTCCTTCTCCTCATTGCTGCTGGCGGTGCGTACTATCTCGCGACCACGCCCTTCGGCCCCTCCGCCGAGACCTTTATCGAGATCGCGCCACACACCCCGACCGCCGCCATGGCCGAGCAGCTTGAGAGGGCAGGGGTCATTCGCAACAAGTACGTCTTCCAGGCGTTGCGGCTCTATGAGAAGGGCACTCTGAAGGCCGGTGAGTACCGCTTCGACCATGCTGTGCCGATGACCGAGGTCTATCGCCGCATCGTCAAGGGTGACATCTACACCATTGGCATCACCATCCCCGAGGGGTACAACATCTTCGACATCGCGCAGGCCATTCAGGACGCTGGCCTCGGACAGCGCGACGACTTTCTGGCCGCCGAACGCAGACACACGGAGCTGATCGCCGAGTGGGCCGACCCGTCCCACCCTCCCGTCTCGTTAGAGGGCTACCTCTTCCCCGACACCTATCACTTCGCGCGGCATACCCCGGCCGCGACCATTCTTGCGGCGATGGTGCGCAGGTTCCGCCAGGCGGCCCATGAGCTGAACCTCGCCGGACCAGAGGCCAACCGCACCGTCATTATGGCCTCGCTGATCGAAAAAGAGGTCTCGCAGGACGCCGAGCGGCCGCTGGTGGCCGGGGTCTTCGTCAACCGGCTGGCTAAAAACATCCCCCTCGCCACCGACCCCACCGTCATCTACGCCGCGTTGCTCGACAATCGCTGGCGCGGAACCATCTACGCCTCGGACCTGAAGAACCCGTCGCCGTACAACACCTACGTCCACGCAGGCCTGCCCCCCGGCCCGATTGCCAACGCCGGGATGGCCGCCTTCCGCGCGGCGATTCATCCGGCGCAGACCGACTACCTGTTCTTCGTATCGGATGCCCAGGGCCACAGCCGCTTCGCCGCAAACCTGAAGGAGCACAACCAGAATGTGACCGCTTACCGCAAGGCGCAGCAACGCTGACCTGTCGAGGGGGAGGGGCCTATGTGGAAGCGCAAGCGATCAAAGAAATTTTTTGAAGAACCCTAAACCCCTGTCTCTCATCTATATACCGTGGCAGGCATAGCAGAATTCCCGGGACGGATATACTAAAACTTCGTGGAAATGAAGATACGACAAGCCTTAGCGTTGGCGACCGTGGCTGTTCTGCCTGCGCTGACCGGATGTCTCAGTCACACTCGCATCGTTCCCAAGACGCGCGTGGCCGACGTGATTATGAGCACGTCGCTCGATTCGATGGCGAGTCAGATTAACACCCGTTACAACTCCATCAATACGTTCAACGCCTCGGTTGAGATCTCCGCGACGACGGGGGGTGGCCTTCAGGGCAAGGAGACGCAGTCCCTCGCCTTCTCCGGTTACATCCTCATGCGCAAGCCGGAGTTCCTGCGCGTCCTGCTGCTGCTGCCTGTCGTCCGAACCCAGGCACTGGACATGGTCTCCGATGGCAGCAACTTCAAGCTCTACATTCCTCCGCGCAAGCGGGCGATCGTCGGCTCGAACACGCTGACCACGACCTCGAAGAACGGGCTGGAGAACCTGCGCCCCGAGGTGATCTTCGACTCCATGTTCATCCAGGGGCCCGGGGAGAACCAGATCCTCTCGATGACCACCGACATTCGCGTGATCGAGAGCGGCAAGAAGAAGAAAGACCTGATCGAAGAGCCTGCCTATGCGGTGCAGATCCTGAGCAAGCCCGACGGGTCGGACCGCACGGTGAACACGATTCGTGTGATCCACATCAACTCCATCGACCTGCTGCCCTACCAGCAGGACATCTACGACGCCGACGGCAAGGTCATCACCAAGGCCTACTACTCGAACTACCAGTTCTACGGGACAACCCCGTTTCCTTCGACCATCGTGATCGAGCGGCCGCGCGACCACTACTCGCTGACGATCAACATCGCCAAGCTGACATTGAACGGCCACCTCGACGACGACCAGTTTGAGTTGAAGATCCCGGAAGGCATCAACGTCGAGACGCTGAAGTAGGCGGATCGTCAGGTGGAGCGACGATGAACCTAGCCCCTGTTGGCCACATTCGCTCCTCGCTCAAAGAACGCAAGAATGCTCCGCGCCAGGCTGCGGAGCAGGCGCCTGCTGCCGCGATTGAGGTCCTTCCCGCGTTCAGTCATGCCATCGAAGGACTCCGGCCAGGCGACGAGATATGGATATTGACCTGGCTGCATGAGGCGGACCGCGACACCCTCAAGGTCCATCCGCGCTCCGATCCGCGAAATCCGCTTACGGGCGTCTTCGCTACGCGCTCACCCGATCGACCAAACCCCATCGGCCTGCACCGCGCGACGATTGTGAAGCTCGAAGGAGCTCTCGTGTACGTCGACGCGATCGAGGCTATTGAGAGCACCCCGGTCCTGGACATTAAGCCAGTCCTGAAAGGCGAATGCGGCCGCTGACCCTCGTGGCCGCATTTGCCACTTCGACCGCGCGGGATAACGTTTCAGATGTTGAGCCAGGCTTCCATCTGCTGGTGGCCTACGAGCCCCGCCTGCTGCGAGACCAGCTTGCCCGCGTTGAAGACGGCGAAGTTGGGGATGCCGCGCACGTTGTAGCGGGCCGAGAGCTCGTGGTTCTTCTCCGTGTCCACCTTGAGCACGATGGCGCGTCCCGCGGTGTTGGCGGCAGTGCGGGAGACCTCGGGCGCGGCCATGCGACAGGGGCCGCACCATTCGGCCCAGAAGTCGACGAGGACGGGCACGCGCGCGTTTTTGACGACCTCATCGAAGAGAGCGACATCGGCGGCGATGGGCTCGTTGATAGGGGCGAGCTCGTTCTTGCATCTGCCGCAGCGGCCGGTATCGGCAAGGTGTGCTGCCGGGATGCGGTTCTTCTGTCCACAGTGCGGACAGTTGCGGATCAGAGGCATGATGTTCTCTCCCAGTGATTGGATGCGGGTTGGGTGAAGGCGGTTCGAGCTTCGCTCGAATATCCCACACATGCGATGGAGCCGCATGCAGGGGCACCCGGCGTGAAGGATTGGAGCGAGCCTTTTGACGTCTGGCTAAAGAGTGCCGAGGGTCCCTCCCCAGTCGTGTGGGTCGACGTCGGCGATGGACTGGGAGAACGTCCAGCTTCGCCCGATGTGGTCGGCGGCGGTGTACTGACGTTCGCCGTAGGGGTAGGTCTCTGGTGTGCGGATGATGCGCGCGCCTTGGGCGACGGCGTTGGCGTAGTGCGCGTCGACGTCGGGGACGCGAACCATCAGCGAGTGCGCGATGGGAGTGATCTCGCCGGCGCGCGGGTGCTGCACGATGACGATGGCTCCGTCGCCGATGGTGAGCTGGGCGCGGTGGTCGGCGATGCGGAGGCGCAGCGTAAAGCCGAATGCGCTCGTGAGCCAGTCGATGGCCTGGGTGAGATCGGGGTAGGCCAGTTCAGGGATGACGGTGCTGCTGGGCATGGAACGGTTGGCGAGCATAACGGGCTCCTGTTTGAGAGCTCTCACCACGGAGAGGCGGAGACAAGTGTAGTCCAGCGGGGCTGGGAGGCAGGGGGAGTTTCGGGGTTAAAATTTTTGTCTACACCGTATACTTTCGTGGTATACAGTGTAAACATGACGACAACAGCAACCATGGTTGAGACGACAGCAGCGGCAACGACGGCAGAACGGATCATCGCGGCCGCCCGCGAACTGTTGAGCGTGGATGGCATCGAAGGCGTGACGATGCGGCGCGTGGCGGCGGAGGTCGGCATCACGCCGATGGCGCTCTACCGGCACTTCCCCAATCGCGACGGACTGTTGAATGCGTTGGCGGACGAGGGGTTCGCCGGTTTGTCGGAGAAGCTCAACAGGCTGCGGCTGACGGGTGAGCCGGAGCGGCAGTTGATCAGGATCCTCGACGTCTTCCTGGACCATGCGTTCGAGAAGCCGCGCTTGTTCGAGCTGATGTTTCTGACCAAGCGTGAAGGTGCGCGGCGGTTTCCGGAGGACTTCAAGGCGGGCAGATCGCCGACGGCGAACGCCTCCGCCGAGGTGCTGGCGCGAGGCATGGAGACGGCGCACTTCGCCAAGGACGACGTGTGGGAGATTGTCTTCGAGACCGGCGCGCTGGTACAGGGTTTGGTGATGCTCTACCTCGGCGGTCGTGTGTCGATGACGCCCTCGCAGTTCCGCGCGTTTTGTCACAGGTCGTTTGGGAGGTACATGAATGGCATCCGCAGTTAGGAGTCGTCTTCTGGTCGAGGGTGCGCTGGCGATTGCAGCGTCGTCGGCGATGCTTTACTTCGGCAACGGGCTTGAGCCGGTGTGGCCGCTGATGTGGGTGGCGTTTGTGCCGCTGCTCTGGTTTGCGTTGCGCAGTCCGTGGTGGGCTTCGGCGGTCGCGACAGCGCTCGCAGTGCTGCTGGGCAGCGTGAGCATGTGGAGCTACTTCACGGGGACGCTGCGAATGCCTGTGTCGACGTGGTGGGGTATCTATCTGTTTGCGGCGATCATCTTTGCCGTGGGAGTGCTGCTGTTCCGCTCGCTGGTGCTGCGCGGCGCGGTGTGGAGCGGCCTGTTGGCGCTGCCGTCGTTGTGGGTGGTGGCTGAGTACAGCCGTAACTTCACCACGCCGCACGGAACGGCCTTCAGTCTCGCTTACACGCAGCTCGGGTTTCTTCCGTTTCTCCAACTCGCCTCCATCACAGGTCCGTGGGGAATGACGTTTGTGCTGCTGCTGTTCTCGTCGGCGGTTGCGGTTGCATGGCACCTGTGGCCAAGCGACAGACACACAGCGCAACGGGTGGCAGCGACTGGCGTTTGCGTTGCGGTTGCAGTGGTGGCATTGGGCGCGATAAGGCTGGCCCTGCCGGAGGGCGCGACGACGCGGGTAGGTCTGGTCGCCTCGGACCAGCACGAAGCCATCGTCGATCCGGGAGCTCCAACGGAACGGCTGATGGGGGACTATGTGCGCGCGGCCGAGGACCTGACGGTCAGGGGAGCACAGGCGGTGGTGATTCCAGAGATGCTGGGCGTGACGGTGGCGGGAAAGTCGGCCGCGACCGACACGATTCTGCAATCGCTGGCGGACGGATCGCGCGCCACGGTGGTTGCGGGTGTGATCGCCGCGGACGGAGGGGTGCGGCACAATGAGGCCCGCGTCTATACGCCCTCCAGCGCGGTGGAAGGCTACTACAAGGAGCACCTGCTGCCGCCGTTTGAGTCGAAGACGACGCCGGGAACGAAGCTGTTGACACTGTCGCGCGACAAGCAGCTGTGGGGCCTGGCCATCTGCAAGGACATGGACTTCGCCAACCCGGCGCGGCGTTATGCGCGCGAGGGCGTGGGCCTGATGTTGGTTCCAGCGTGGGACTTCACGGTCGATCGCACCTGGCACGGGCACATGTCCGTCATGCGCGGCGTCGAGGACGGCTTCAGCATGGCGCGGGCTGCCAAGGGCGGTTACCTGACCGTGAGCGACTGGAGAGGACGCATCCTCGGAGAGACCAGCAGCAGCGCGGCCCCCTTTGCGACGCTTCTGGTCGATGCTCCGGCAGAGCATCACTGGACGGTGTATCAGGTGCTGGGCGACTGGTTCGCGTGGGTGGCGATTGCTCTGCTGGTTCTTGTGCTGACGCAGACTGTCAGGCCGCGGAGAGTGTCCTTGTAACTTTCGGCGCGAGCGGTTTACGGTTTCTCGCCTGAAGGATGGGCCACCCGCCATTGATGCTTGCAATGGCTGTTGTGCATCTCTGATGCGGATGTGCCCGGTGGTCGTATAGTGTGAGTGCAGGTACGAGGGGGTTGAATGTCTGCACGAGTGGCTCACTCCACACCGATGCTCCATGTTGCCGAGATCGAGCGCTCGATTGCGTTTTACGAGCAGCTTGGCTTCCGATTGATTGACGACGATGGCTGCAAGCCGATTGGTTGGGCACGGCTGCACTGCGAAAGCGGCGACATCATGTTTTTGCGCGCAGAGAAGTCGATCGACGCGCGAGTGCAGGGATTTCTCTTCTACCTGTACACGCCCGATCTCGCCGGATTGCGCGAGCATCTTGCTGCAAGTGATGTTGCGGTGTCGGAGATCAAGCGGCCAGCTTATATGCCGAGCGGCACGATCAATCTGAATGATCCAGATGGCTACCACATCGAGATTGGCCACTGGGGCAAGGCCGAGCAGGAAGCCTGGGAAAAGCATCTTGAAGCAAGGTGAATCTCAGAAGCTGTAGCGCAGGCCCGCCTCGATGCGGCGGCCGTTGTCGGCGGTGTAGGGCGTGCCGAAGAGAGGCGAGCCGAGAACGCCGCCGA from Acidobacteriota bacterium includes:
- a CDS encoding VOC family protein; amino-acid sequence: MSARVAHSTPMLHVAEIERSIAFYEQLGFRLIDDDGCKPIGWARLHCESGDIMFLRAEKSIDARVQGFLFYLYTPDLAGLREHLAASDVAVSEIKRPAYMPSGTINLNDPDGYHIEIGHWGKAEQEAWEKHLEAR
- a CDS encoding TetR/AcrR family transcriptional regulator, whose amino-acid sequence is MVETTAAATTAERIIAAARELLSVDGIEGVTMRRVAAEVGITPMALYRHFPNRDGLLNALADEGFAGLSEKLNRLRLTGEPERQLIRILDVFLDHAFEKPRLFELMFLTKREGARRFPEDFKAGRSPTANASAEVLARGMETAHFAKDDVWEIVFETGALVQGLVMLYLGGRVSMTPSQFRAFCHRSFGRYMNGIRS
- the mltG gene encoding endolytic transglycosylase MltG, with protein sequence MKFLAVLLLLLLIAAGGAYYLATTPFGPSAETFIEIAPHTPTAAMAEQLERAGVIRNKYVFQALRLYEKGTLKAGEYRFDHAVPMTEVYRRIVKGDIYTIGITIPEGYNIFDIAQAIQDAGLGQRDDFLAAERRHTELIAEWADPSHPPVSLEGYLFPDTYHFARHTPAATILAAMVRRFRQAAHELNLAGPEANRTVIMASLIEKEVSQDAERPLVAGVFVNRLAKNIPLATDPTVIYAALLDNRWRGTIYASDLKNPSPYNTYVHAGLPPGPIANAGMAAFRAAIHPAQTDYLFFVSDAQGHSRFAANLKEHNQNVTAYRKAQQR
- a CDS encoding VOC family protein — translated: MLANRSMPSSTVIPELAYPDLTQAIDWLTSAFGFTLRLRIADHRAQLTIGDGAIVIVQHPRAGEITPIAHSLMVRVPDVDAHYANAVAQGARIIRTPETYPYGERQYTAADHIGRSWTFSQSIADVDPHDWGGTLGTL
- a CDS encoding thioredoxin fold domain-containing protein, whose translation is MPLIRNCPHCGQKNRIPAAHLADTGRCGRCKNELAPINEPIAADVALFDEVVKNARVPVLVDFWAEWCGPCRMAAPEVSRTAANTAGRAIVLKVDTEKNHELSARYNVRGIPNFAVFNAGKLVSQQAGLVGHQQMEAWLNI
- the tsaA gene encoding tRNA (N6-threonylcarbamoyladenosine(37)-N6)-methyltransferase TrmO, which produces MNLAPVGHIRSSLKERKNAPRQAAEQAPAAAIEVLPAFSHAIEGLRPGDEIWILTWLHEADRDTLKVHPRSDPRNPLTGVFATRSPDRPNPIGLHRATIVKLEGALVYVDAIEAIESTPVLDIKPVLKGECGR